From a region of the Geothrix sp. 21YS21S-2 genome:
- a CDS encoding PhoH family protein translates to MVASSKKVFVLDTNVLLHDPAAIFHFQEHEVVIPIVVIEEIDTFKKDQTEIGRNARNVSRQLDWLRAQGNLAAGVPLEGGGSLKVDVAHHPLDLTITTLDKHKADNQILACALALLGTRKEKVVMVSKDTNLRIKADALGLSAEDYTTDRVALDELYTGTATWTVDPVKVDQLFDGGLLPEPDQFLNPNQFVTLVDRSNESHTALGRFYASDGRVHPLKRLEMPPWGVKPRNREQQFALDLLLDDSIQVITLMGKAGTGKTLLAIAAGLQQVVDEERFNKLLVSRPVMPLGRDLGFLPGDISEKLRPYMQPIYDNLDFIVAANMEQRRRSSMTPAQLEEGGYMAVEPLTYIRGRSIPNQYIIVDEAQNLTPHEVKTILTRAGDGTKIVFTGDPFQIDNPYVDASSNGLSYLAEHFKHLELSGHVTLVKGERSKMAELASNLL, encoded by the coding sequence ATGGTCGCATCCAGCAAGAAAGTGTTCGTCCTGGATACCAACGTCCTCCTGCATGACCCCGCCGCCATCTTCCACTTCCAGGAACATGAGGTAGTCATCCCGATCGTGGTCATCGAGGAGATCGACACCTTCAAGAAGGACCAGACGGAGATCGGCCGCAACGCCCGCAACGTCTCGCGCCAGCTGGACTGGCTCCGGGCCCAGGGCAACCTGGCCGCCGGGGTGCCGCTGGAAGGGGGCGGGTCCCTGAAGGTGGACGTGGCCCACCACCCCCTGGACCTGACCATCACGACGCTGGACAAGCACAAGGCGGACAACCAGATCCTGGCCTGCGCCCTGGCGCTCCTGGGCACCCGCAAGGAGAAGGTGGTCATGGTGTCCAAGGACACCAACCTGCGCATCAAGGCCGATGCCCTGGGCCTTTCGGCCGAGGACTACACCACCGACCGGGTGGCCCTGGACGAGCTCTACACCGGCACCGCCACCTGGACCGTGGACCCCGTGAAGGTGGACCAGCTCTTCGACGGCGGGCTCCTGCCCGAGCCGGACCAGTTCCTGAACCCCAACCAGTTCGTGACCCTGGTGGACCGCTCCAACGAATCCCACACGGCCCTGGGCCGGTTCTACGCCTCCGACGGCCGCGTGCACCCCCTCAAGCGCCTGGAGATGCCCCCCTGGGGCGTCAAGCCCCGCAACCGCGAGCAGCAGTTCGCCCTGGACCTCCTCCTGGACGATTCCATCCAGGTCATCACCCTCATGGGCAAGGCCGGCACCGGCAAGACCCTCCTGGCCATCGCCGCGGGCCTCCAGCAGGTGGTGGACGAGGAGCGGTTCAACAAGCTCCTGGTGAGCCGCCCCGTGATGCCCCTGGGCCGCGACCTGGGCTTCCTGCCCGGCGACATCAGCGAGAAGCTGCGGCCCTACATGCAGCCCATCTACGACAACCTGGACTTCATCGTGGCCGCCAACATGGAGCAGCGCCGCCGGTCCTCCATGACCCCGGCCCAGCTCGAGGAGGGCGGCTACATGGCCGTCGAGCCCCTCACCTACATCCGCGGGCGCAGCATCCCGAACCAGTACATCATCGTGGACGAGGCCCAGAACCTCACGCCCCACGAGGTCAAGACCATCCTCACCCGCGCCGGGGACGGCACCAAGATCGTGTTCACCGGGGACCCCTTCCAGATCGACAACCCCTACGTGGACGCCTCCAGCAACGGCCTCAGCTACCTGGCGGAGCACTTCAAGCACCTGGAGCTCTCCGGCCACGTGACCCTGGTGAAGGGCGAGCGGAGCAAGATGGCCGAACTGGCCAGCAACCTTCTGTAG
- a CDS encoding prolyl oligopeptidase family serine peptidase, which yields MSPGRIEVAGKAILLCATLHFAGLAQGPGPGYRQPSQAILDVMRAPSAPVPYLNPTRDRMLLVAWESYPSIGRVAAPFLRLAGVRVEPRNHSRHDTPGGYGITPSARSYDLMRLPDGAPIHVDLPKGGSPGGPVWSADGRRFAFHNVADESVELWVGDGTTGAVRRVPAARLNPMLGGELQWMPDQKTLLVKLVPAGQGAPPPKPAVPAGPSIQESIGGKGQSSTYENRDTLGSAHDEDLFDYYGTSQAALVDAETGAVTPLGKADRLLELSPSPDGAHVLVSTLRKPYSYVTTFERFPRQVEVWDLAGRAVAASHPIASLPLADRVPVHGEPMGPRDFAWRATDPATLTWAEALDRGDWDVKVPHRDKVMVQRAPFTAPPAEAFRTEQRFAGLAWGEQPGLALLYEYDNNRHWFRAFIVDFDNPKKAPRLLWDLSTDEQYAHPGNPVWRQLPNGAAVLRQEGDSIFLSGMGASPDGERPFLDRLDLGTLKTERLFRSGKTEFERFLAFTGPGSRTFLTWHQTPADPPNAFIRTLGAACKAPAGEAVFVSKRSPFTHIPDPTPAVRQIRKRLVTYKRADGLDLSFTLYTPPGYQEGTRVPTILYAYPLDYADPSKAGQITGSQYTFTRLRDYRLLLMAGYAIIDDASFPVVGDPKKAYDTYLEQLVADAKAAVDKAVELGVADPARIGVTGHSHGALMTANLVAHSSLFRAGVATSGSYNKTLTPFGFQSERRSVWEAPEVYRQVSTFFFADKVKTPLLIVHGADDANPGTTPLQATKLFEAIRGNGGTTRLVMLPHEPHWYTARESNEHLVYEMLTWFDTYVKNAPPRP from the coding sequence ATGTCCCCTGGACGGATCGAGGTCGCCGGCAAGGCGATCCTGCTGTGCGCCACCCTCCATTTCGCCGGCCTAGCCCAGGGACCCGGCCCGGGCTACCGGCAGCCATCGCAGGCCATCCTCGACGTCATGCGGGCGCCCTCGGCTCCGGTCCCGTACCTCAACCCCACCCGCGACCGCATGCTGCTGGTGGCCTGGGAATCCTATCCCTCCATCGGCCGCGTCGCCGCGCCCTTCCTGCGCCTGGCGGGAGTGCGGGTGGAGCCGAGGAACCACAGCAGGCACGACACGCCCGGGGGCTACGGCATCACCCCCTCGGCCCGGAGCTACGACCTGATGCGGCTTCCCGACGGCGCCCCCATCCACGTGGACCTGCCCAAGGGGGGCTCCCCGGGAGGCCCGGTGTGGAGCGCCGACGGACGGCGCTTCGCCTTCCACAACGTGGCCGATGAATCGGTGGAGCTGTGGGTGGGCGACGGCACCACCGGCGCCGTGCGCCGCGTTCCCGCGGCCAGGCTGAACCCCATGCTCGGCGGCGAACTCCAGTGGATGCCCGACCAGAAGACCCTCCTGGTCAAGCTGGTGCCCGCCGGCCAGGGCGCGCCCCCTCCGAAGCCCGCGGTCCCCGCGGGGCCCAGCATCCAGGAGTCCATCGGCGGCAAGGGGCAGAGCAGCACCTACGAGAACCGCGACACGCTGGGCAGCGCCCACGACGAGGACCTGTTCGACTACTACGGCACCTCCCAGGCGGCCCTGGTCGACGCGGAGACCGGCGCCGTCACCCCGCTGGGCAAGGCGGACCGCCTCCTGGAGCTGAGCCCTTCGCCCGACGGCGCCCATGTCCTGGTTTCGACCCTGCGCAAGCCCTATTCCTACGTCACGACCTTCGAGCGCTTCCCCCGCCAGGTCGAGGTCTGGGACCTGGCCGGCCGGGCCGTCGCGGCCAGCCATCCCATCGCTTCCCTGCCCCTGGCCGACCGCGTTCCGGTCCATGGCGAGCCGATGGGACCCCGGGATTTCGCCTGGCGGGCCACGGACCCCGCCACCCTCACCTGGGCCGAGGCCCTGGACAGGGGCGACTGGGACGTGAAGGTCCCCCACCGGGACAAGGTCATGGTCCAGAGGGCCCCCTTCACCGCGCCCCCGGCGGAGGCCTTCCGCACCGAGCAGCGCTTCGCGGGCCTGGCGTGGGGCGAGCAGCCCGGACTCGCGCTCCTCTACGAGTACGACAACAACCGCCACTGGTTCCGCGCCTTCATCGTCGATTTCGACAACCCGAAGAAGGCGCCCCGCCTGCTGTGGGACCTGTCCACCGACGAGCAGTATGCACACCCCGGAAACCCCGTCTGGCGCCAGCTGCCCAACGGGGCGGCGGTGCTGCGCCAGGAGGGCGATTCCATCTTCCTGTCGGGCATGGGCGCCTCCCCCGACGGGGAACGGCCCTTCCTCGACCGGCTCGATCTCGGGACCCTCAAGACGGAGCGGCTGTTCCGCAGCGGGAAGACCGAATTCGAGCGCTTCCTCGCCTTCACGGGCCCCGGGTCCAGGACCTTCCTGACCTGGCACCAGACGCCGGCCGACCCGCCCAACGCCTTCATCCGCACGCTGGGCGCCGCCTGCAAGGCCCCCGCAGGCGAGGCGGTCTTCGTTTCCAAGCGCTCGCCGTTCACCCACATTCCCGATCCCACTCCGGCGGTCCGGCAGATCAGGAAGCGCCTGGTGACCTACAAGCGGGCCGACGGCCTTGACCTGTCCTTCACCCTCTACACCCCTCCCGGCTACCAGGAGGGCACCCGCGTGCCCACCATCCTCTACGCCTACCCGCTGGACTACGCCGATCCTTCCAAGGCCGGCCAGATCACGGGTTCCCAGTACACCTTCACCCGCCTGCGGGACTACCGGCTGCTGCTGATGGCCGGCTACGCCATCATCGACGACGCCTCCTTCCCCGTGGTGGGCGATCCGAAGAAGGCCTACGACACCTACCTGGAGCAGCTGGTGGCCGATGCCAAGGCCGCGGTGGACAAGGCGGTCGAACTGGGCGTGGCCGATCCCGCCCGCATCGGCGTCACCGGCCACAGCCACGGCGCCCTCATGACGGCCAACCTGGTGGCCCACTCCAGCCTGTTCCGGGCCGGCGTGGCCACCAGCGGCTCCTACAACAAGACCCTGACCCCCTTCGGCTTCCAGAGCGAGCGGCGGTCCGTGTGGGAGGCCCCGGAGGTGTACCGGCAGGTGTCCACCTTCTTCTTCGCCGACAAGGTGAAGACCCCCCTCCTCATCGTCCACGGCGCCGACGACGCCAACCCCGGCACCACGCCGCTCCAGGCCACGAAGCTGTTCGAGGCCATCCGCGGCAACGGCGGCACGACCCGGCTCGTCATGCTGCCCCACGAGCCGCACTGGTACACCGCGAGGGAATCCAACGAGCATCTGGTCTATGAGATGCTCACCTGGTTCGACACCTACGTGAAGAACGCCCCGCCCCGCCCGTGA
- a CDS encoding MarC family protein, with amino-acid sequence MFHLRPFPTLAFALGVFTSLFSVINPTSAAVIFSGLTAGWDRAKVRQTAFRASLTATCVMVGFALLGKVVFGVFGFTALAMRFVGGILVMYSAMGMLYGEDPHLKDATHEKPKSSDIAVIPLGIPMLAGPGTISTVMGFIAGLSISEALVLLAAILVNGWLIHLFLLQARWITDRLGSTGTKIVTKLMGLILAAVAMQFLINGVKEVAAEIRNPGVAAEP; translated from the coding sequence ATGTTCCACCTGCGCCCCTTCCCCACCCTGGCCTTCGCCCTGGGGGTCTTCACCTCCCTGTTCTCGGTGATCAACCCCACCAGCGCCGCCGTCATCTTCTCCGGCCTCACCGCCGGCTGGGACCGCGCCAAGGTGCGCCAGACCGCCTTCCGGGCCAGCCTCACCGCCACCTGCGTCATGGTGGGGTTCGCGCTCCTGGGCAAGGTGGTCTTCGGGGTCTTCGGCTTCACCGCCCTGGCCATGCGGTTCGTGGGCGGCATCCTCGTGATGTATTCCGCGATGGGCATGCTCTACGGCGAGGACCCCCACCTCAAGGACGCCACCCACGAGAAGCCCAAGTCCTCCGACATCGCCGTCATCCCCCTGGGCATCCCCATGCTGGCCGGCCCCGGCACCATCTCGACGGTGATGGGCTTCATCGCCGGCCTGAGCATCTCCGAGGCCCTGGTGCTGCTGGCCGCGATCCTGGTGAACGGATGGCTGATCCACCTCTTCCTCCTGCAGGCGCGTTGGATCACGGACCGGCTGGGGAGCACGGGGACGAAGATCGTCACGAAGCTGATGGGCCTGATCCTGGCCGCCGTGGCCATGCAGTTCCTCATCAACGGGGTGAAGGAGGTGGCGGCGGAGATCCGGAATCCGGGGGTGGCGGCGGAACCCTGA
- a CDS encoding serine O-acetyltransferase, whose protein sequence is MNPATRPEQGNPAPLGPVVEALCRAGMGWEGAHSKPNLRREFPSRQAVVDLVEDLRSVLFPGYFGPSELTAETMGFHAGAALDRILHGLQEQIRRGFCATSGNGGEPCTSPERARALAETFITRLPEVRRMLGTDVEAAYEGDPALTNPDEAIFCYPGILAVTSQRLAHELHVLGVPLIPRMITEHAHSVTGIDIHPGARIGEGFFIDHGTGVVIGETTIIGRKVRLYQGVTLGAKSFPLDEHGNPIKGVDRHPIVEDDVTIYSNATILGRITLGRGSTIGGNVWLTQSVPAGAMVTQLSQYTATQIHGAYSPSWSSWMI, encoded by the coding sequence ATGAACCCAGCAACGCGACCGGAGCAAGGGAATCCAGCCCCCCTGGGCCCCGTGGTGGAGGCCCTCTGCCGTGCGGGCATGGGCTGGGAGGGGGCCCACTCCAAGCCGAACCTCCGCCGCGAATTCCCGTCCCGGCAGGCGGTGGTGGACCTGGTGGAGGATCTGCGGTCCGTGCTCTTCCCCGGCTACTTCGGCCCCTCGGAGCTCACCGCCGAGACCATGGGCTTCCATGCGGGCGCCGCACTCGACCGCATCCTCCACGGCCTCCAGGAACAGATCCGGCGCGGCTTCTGCGCGACCTCCGGCAACGGCGGGGAGCCCTGCACGTCCCCGGAACGCGCCCGCGCCCTGGCGGAGACCTTCATCACCCGCCTGCCCGAGGTGCGCCGCATGCTGGGCACGGACGTGGAGGCCGCCTACGAGGGCGACCCCGCCCTCACCAACCCCGACGAGGCCATCTTCTGCTACCCGGGGATCCTGGCGGTCACCAGCCAGCGCCTCGCCCACGAGCTGCACGTGCTCGGCGTCCCCCTCATCCCCCGCATGATCACCGAGCACGCCCACAGCGTCACCGGCATCGACATCCATCCCGGCGCGCGCATCGGGGAGGGCTTCTTCATCGATCACGGCACCGGCGTGGTCATCGGCGAGACCACCATCATCGGCCGCAAGGTCCGCCTCTACCAGGGCGTCACCCTGGGCGCCAAGAGCTTCCCGCTGGACGAGCACGGCAACCCCATCAAGGGCGTGGACCGGCACCCCATCGTGGAGGACGACGTGACGATCTACTCCAACGCCACGATCCTCGGCCGCATCACCCTGGGCCGGGGCTCCACCATCGGCGGCAACGTCTGGCTCACCCAGAGCGTCCCCGCCGGGGCGATGGTCACGCAGCTGTCGCAGTACACCGCCACGCAGATCCACGGGGCCTACAGTCCTTCCTGGTCGTCCTGGATGATCTAG